Proteins co-encoded in one Cydia splendana chromosome 11, ilCydSple1.2, whole genome shotgun sequence genomic window:
- the LOC134795183 gene encoding uncharacterized protein LOC134795183, producing MSGNENGELPQEVPILHVATGRASARAVAPCRLPYSGGANHSRFQNDDTGKYFMDTDLQSNLVLRLQGGGDGEDGGPAEAEASTRPPKDGFRSLRDAQGRLVRHVEDVPPGTAVDSARSPPEPARVLSERRKAVVRLERITERVPCLGREEFFSPRTIDADDLPGHGAFFSPMPTDGENAESDASITAQLSEGRKRQRSSGSDTGASPSGEASDLAERGKSASGPSKRGRGRRPTTARYAGLTKEKAELLELKQQELERQAEEDLRAASKKLTLRRLARHPESFGTTSGSDDEDRTALALNQQVRDSLGLIKDVATKSKNLKGTYQRILKEAMAAIREAVGELRGRTVSDETRRLAAENARLKAEMAELRKEMGDLHAGLGQRLEGTRQETATPPAREQGDLERNIVAKVSAMMGARLSALEERLLPQEPTQASTAPTPSKAGSSPPGRTPAPTNPSGAKRAAKKKKKKEGPKKPPTSVPGPASQVQQPRLQTPVPASEEGWTTVVKRGKNKKKTSAGAATTAKPQQPAAPRKAQEGKGRKKAKVTLRAPRSAAVVLTLQMGAEERGVTYGTVITEAKSKISLDGLGITGLRFRRAVTGAAILEIPGPVTTSGDKADSLAAKLRETLNEADVRIARPVKCAEMRISGLDDSVAEEELAAAVAKAGGCALEAVNVGRISRTPTGLGTAWVRCPVAAAKKVAEGRLLVGWASANVQLLESRPLRCYRCLVPGHVRKGCTSEIDRSDQCYRCGQSGHRARDCTAAPHCTLCAAADKPADHSAGSSTCTTGAKAPKRASRKVAGQPGTPGASTPPAAREGPINNASK from the coding sequence ATGAGTGGAAACGAAAATGGAGAACTACCCCAGGAGGTTCCAATCCTCCATGTCGCCACAGGACGGGCAAGCGCCCGTGCTGTGGCGCCATGCCGCCTTCCGTATTCTGGGGGGGCAAACCACTCTAGATTCCAAAACGACGACACTGGCAAATACTTCATGGACACCGATTTGCAGAGTAATTTGGTTTTGAGGCTGCAAGGAGGGGGTGATGGGGAGGATGGTGGTCCGGCAGAGGCGGAAGCTTCCACCAGGCCCCCCAAAGATGGGTTCCGGTCACTTCGGGATGCCCAGGGGCGCCTTGTGCGCCATGTTGAAGACGTGCCTCCGGGGACGGCGGTGGACTCTGCACGCTCTCCACCCGAACCAGCTAGAGTGCTTAGTGAGAGACGTAAAGCCGTAGTGCGACTGGAACGCATTACAGAAAGGGTCCCCTGTCTTGGCAGGGAGGAGTTCTTCTCCCCCAGGACAATAGATGCGGATGACCTCCCTGGGCACGGAGCATTTTTCTCTCCGATGCCAACCGATGGGGAAAACGCCGAATCCGACGCTTCGATAACTGCCCAATTGTCCGAGGGACGGAAGAGGCAGCGAAGCAGCGGTAGTGACACAGGAGCATCGCCGAGCGGCGAGGCTTCCGATCTCGCGGAGCGAGGAAAGTCCGCCTCGGGACCTTCCAAGCGAGGAAGAGGCCGCCGACCAACCACGGCACGCTATGCAGGGCTGACCAAGGAGAAGGCTGAGCTCCTGGAGCTGAAGCAACAGGAGCTCGAGCGGCAGGCCGAAGAGGACCTGAGGGCCGCGTCCAAAAAATTGACATTAAGACGGCTTGCCCGCCATCCGGAATCATTCGGGACGACAAGTGGGTCAGACGATGAAGACCGCACAGCCCTGGCCCTGAACCAGCAGGTGCGTGATAGTCTGGGGCTTATTAAGGACGTGGCCACCAAGTCCAAAAACCTAAAGGGCACGTACCAGCGTATCCTGAAGGAGGCTATGGCTGCGATCCGGGAAGCAGTCGGCGAGTTGAGGGGCCGGACTGTCTCCGATGAGACGAGGAGGCTCGCCGCCGAAAACGCTCGCCTAAAGGCGGAAATGGCCGAGCTCCGTAAGGAAATGGGCGACCTGCATGCTGGCCTTGGGCAGCGCCTCGAAGGGACGCGCCAAGAGACGGCGACACCACCTGCTCGGGAGCAAGGCGACTTGGAGCGCAACATCGTTGCCAAGGTGAGTGCCATGATGGGTGCAAGGTTAAGCGCCTTGGAGGAGAGACTGCTCCCACAGGAACCTACCCAGGCGTCGACTGCTCCCACACCTTCCAAAGCAGGAAGCTCTCCCCCCGGTCGCACCCCAGCTCCTACCAACCCATCGGGTGCGAAGCGGGCcgcgaagaagaagaaaaagaaggagGGGCCCAAAAAGCCTCCTACGAGTGTTCCTGGTCCCGCTTCCCAAGTCCAGCAGCCTCGGCTGCAGACACCAGTGCCAGCCTCTGAAGAGGGTTGGACGACTGTGGTCAAGCGGGGTAAAAACAAAAAGAAGACTTCCGCTGGAGCGGCGACGACTGCGAAGCCACAACAGCCGGCGGCACCGCGGAAAGCGCAAGAAGGGAAGGGTCGCAAGAAGGCCAAGGTGACACTGCGCGCCCCGCGTTCTGCGGCCGTAGTCCTCACCCTGCAGATGGGAGCAGAAGAGAGAGGCGTCACCTACGGAACGGTGATTACGGAGGCCAAGTCCAAAATCTCCCTAGACGGGCTCGGTATCACCGGTCTGAGGTTCCGTAGGGCAGTGACAGGGGCGGCAATCTTGGAGATCCCGGGCCCAGTCACCACCAGTGGCGACAAAGCAGACTCCCTTGCTGCCAAGCTGAGGGAGACGCTTAATGAGGCCGACGTCCGTATCGCTAGGCCGGTCAAATGCGCGGAGATGCGCATTTCCGGCCTGGATGACTCGGTCGCAGAAGAAGAGCTCGCCGCTGCCGTGGCGAAAGCTGGAGGGTGTGCCCTAGAGGCAGTGAATGTTGGCCGGATCTCCCGAACACCAACAGGCCTGGGTACAGCGTGGGTTCGCTGCCCCGTAGCAGCCGCCAAGAAAGTGGCTGAGGGGCGACTCCTCGTCGGCTGGGCTTCGGCAAACGTGCAGCTGCTGGAGTCCCGACCCCTGAGGTGCTACCGCTGCCTGGTGCCTGGCCATGTTAGGAAGGGGTGCACCTCAGAAATCGACCGCAGCGACCAATGTTACCGCTGCGGTCAATCCGGTCACCGGGCCAGGGACTGCACCGCCGCGCCCCACTGCACTCTGTGCGCTGCAGCGGACAAACCTGCCGACCACAGTGCCGGCAGCAGTACCTGCACAACGGGGGCTAAAGCCCCGAAACGCGCGTCCCGGAAGGTGGCCGGCCAACCAGGCACCCCTGGAGCATCAACGCCTCCGGCTGCACGAGAGGGCCCGATTAACAATGCGTCAAAATGA